Sequence from the Desulfurella sp. genome:
CTCTTGCAGAATCCACGTTTGAAATGCTTTCAATAGTGCGTGTAAGTTCGCCTTCAAGAGCTCTGGTGTAGTCTACGTTTTCCAAGAAACTGGTCATACTTAAATTTTGTTTGTCAAATATTTCAAAACCTACAACACCACCACTTGGTAAACCTTTTGCTGCCAAATCCAGTCTTAATTTATACACAGAATCTTTTGGTACTTCAATTGTATTGCCGTTAATGATTTTATATGGAATTTTTTGTTGATCAAGGTAGTTTATAATTTTTGAAGCATCTTTATCATTTAAATTTGAAAATAATATACCATAACTTACTCTTGAACCAATCAAAAAAACAAACATCAAAATTAGGATTAATCCAGCAAAAGATGTAAACAATACTAACCTTTGCTTTTTTGACATTCTGTTATAAAAAATTTTTATTTCTTCAAGAAACTTTTTTATGTCCATATTGTAATACTAGGCTAAACTTGCATATTCATTATCTGGTTGTAAGCTTGAACTGCTTTATTTTTAACCTCCAATAAAAGTCTCATTGAAATGTCAGCTTTTTCTATAGCCATAACCGCATCCTGGATATTATCCATTTTTCCAGTTGCAATTTCTTTTATGGCATTATCTGCAGTTATTTGCAGGTTGTTAACTTCATTTAAAGATTTAGCAAGGAGTTCGGCAAAACTTGGATTATCTTTTTTTGTATTAGGATCATTTATATTGTTTATTGGGCTTGTAATCACCGAGTCTATTTTCATACAAAAAACCACCTAATAAATAATATAACTTTTTTTACAAAAATCAAACATTTAATACACCAATTATGCTTTGGGCCATTTGTTTTGCTGCATTAAATGCTGAAATATTTGCCTGATATGAATTTGTAGCGTCTAGTAAATTAACCATCTCAACTATTGGATTAATATTGGGGTATGCAACATAGCCTTTTGAATTTGCCAATGGGTTTGTAGGATCATAAACTAATTTTGGAGGTGTATCATCGCGCACAATGTCTGCTACTTTAACGCCTTCCAAATACTTAGAAAATTTTTCACTTTCAAAAACTACATCTTTTCTCTTATAAGGTCCACCCTCTTGAGTGGTTACAGTATTTGCGTTTGCAATATTGCTTGCTATTATATCCAGTCTTAAGCGTTGCGCTTGCATACCGCTTGAGGCAACCTGTAAACTTCCAAAAAAACTCATCTTTTATGCTCCTTGCGATGAAGATATTATGTTTTTATACTCGCCGAATTTATATTTGGCAAATGCAGCTAAGGCATTATAAAGAATCTGATTTTTAGCCAATGCTGCTTCTTGCTCGGTTAGGTTAACATTGTTTTTGTCGTTTCTTTCAAGATAAGAATTGCTTTTTACAACAACAATATCTTTTAGGTTTTCCTGTGGATTTATATGATTTGGATTTGTGGTTTCTAACGGTAATTGGTTATTATCTAAAAAATTGTGAAATTTGACTATTTTTTCTTTATAATTAGGTGTATCTATATTGGCAATATTGCTTGCAATGACATTTTGTCTTATAGAAGCAACATCCATGCCAAGCTGTATATAATTTATTGTAGAATCATTAAAAATCATACTAAACCTCCAAGACAACCTTAATATAGTATTAGCAAAAATTGTTCCTAAATACCATGTAAGAATATGTCTTCCTTTTTTAAAAATTCTTCTTTCGA
This genomic interval carries:
- the flgB gene encoding flagellar basal body rod protein FlgB, encoding MIFNDSTINYIQLGMDVASIRQNVIASNIANIDTPNYKEKIVKFHNFLDNNQLPLETTNPNHINPQENLKDIVVVKSNSYLERNDKNNVNLTEQEAALAKNQILYNALAAFAKYKFGEYKNIISSSQGA
- the flgC gene encoding flagellar basal body rod protein FlgC, whose protein sequence is MSFFGSLQVASSGMQAQRLRLDIIASNIANANTVTTQEGGPYKRKDVVFESEKFSKYLEGVKVADIVRDDTPPKLVYDPTNPLANSKGYVAYPNINPIVEMVNLLDATNSYQANISAFNAAKQMAQSIIGVLNV
- the fliE gene encoding flagellar hook-basal body complex protein FliE, producing the protein MKIDSVITSPINNINDPNTKKDNPSFAELLAKSLNEVNNLQITADNAIKEIATGKMDNIQDAVMAIEKADISMRLLLEVKNKAVQAYNQIMNMQV